The proteins below are encoded in one region of Aeromonas veronii:
- a CDS encoding mechanosensitive ion channel domain-containing protein, whose amino-acid sequence MTTWESFGVTLLLLLGHTLIRGLIHKSLLALAKSRQVSENRVLYVEHVFHFLLGCATLLILAGVWGLDFSRLVVLASSFFAVLGVAMVAQWSILSNITASITIFFAFPYKIGDRIRILDKDDSVTGVITEIGLFYVRVRDDNGDMVTYPANLILQKPVRKLEEREAVPLQPE is encoded by the coding sequence ATGACGACGTGGGAATCTTTTGGCGTGACCCTGCTGTTGCTGCTGGGTCACACCCTTATTCGCGGGCTTATCCACAAGAGCCTGCTGGCCCTGGCCAAATCCAGGCAGGTGAGTGAAAACCGGGTGCTCTACGTGGAGCATGTGTTCCACTTCCTGCTGGGGTGCGCGACCCTGCTGATCCTGGCCGGAGTCTGGGGACTCGACTTCTCTCGCCTGGTGGTACTGGCCTCCTCCTTCTTCGCGGTACTCGGCGTCGCCATGGTGGCGCAGTGGTCGATCCTCTCCAATATCACCGCCAGCATCACCATCTTCTTCGCCTTTCCCTACAAGATTGGCGATCGGATCCGCATCCTCGACAAGGATGACTCCGTGACGGGGGTCATCACAGAGATCGGTCTCTTCTACGTGCGAGTGCGGGACGACAACGGAGACATGGTCACCTATCCGGCGAACCTGATTCTGCAAAAACCGGTCAGGAAGCTGGAGGAGAGGGAGGCCGTGCCCCTGCAACCAGAATGA
- a CDS encoding PTS mannitol transporter subunit IICBA, whose translation MLSPDTKVKIQNFGRFLSNMVMPNIGAFIAWGFITALFIPTGWLPNETLAKLVGPMITYLLPLLIGYTGGKLIGGERGAVVGAITTMGVIVGTDIPMFMGAMMVGPLGGWAIKRFDKAMEGRVKSGFEMLVNNFSAGIIGMLCAILAFFVIGPFVKVLSGALAGGVDFLVAHSLLPLTSIFVEPAKILFLNNAINHGIFSPLGIQQATEQGRSIFFLIEANPGPGLGVLLAYMVFGRGNAKQSAAGASIIHFFGGIHEIYFPYVLMNPRLILAVIAGGMTGVFTLTLFNAGLVSPASPGSIFAVLLMTPKASLIGVLLSIVASATVSFLVAAVFVRAQQPEADEADALGEATRKMKSMKGTKPEAAAAKKPGGELMAVRNIVVACDAGMGSSAMGAGMLRKRVEAAGLNISVTNRAINSLDDQVDLVITHKDLTDRARRHAPHAQHISLNNFLDNALYQELVQNLSLARAANDDVANPHLLVAANDDSFEPQSTEVFTLSLQDVHLGLQADNKEAAILAAGKLLAERGYVAPDYVDAMLEREQLVSTYLGESIAVPHGTIAAKEHVKRTGIVICQYPAGVPFGESADEVARLVIGIAARNDEHIQVITKLTNALDEPGLIDRLASTRDPQEFLDLLGAEQAA comes from the coding sequence ATGTTATCACCGGATACCAAAGTCAAGATACAGAATTTTGGACGCTTCCTGTCCAATATGGTCATGCCCAACATAGGCGCCTTCATCGCCTGGGGCTTCATTACCGCCCTCTTCATCCCCACCGGCTGGCTGCCCAACGAGACGCTGGCCAAGCTGGTTGGCCCCATGATCACCTACCTGCTGCCGCTGCTCATCGGCTACACCGGCGGCAAGCTGATCGGTGGTGAACGGGGCGCCGTGGTCGGTGCCATCACCACCATGGGGGTCATCGTCGGCACCGACATCCCCATGTTCATGGGTGCCATGATGGTCGGCCCCCTCGGTGGTTGGGCCATCAAGCGCTTCGACAAGGCGATGGAAGGCCGGGTCAAGAGCGGCTTCGAGATGCTGGTCAACAACTTCTCCGCCGGCATCATCGGCATGCTGTGCGCCATCCTCGCCTTCTTCGTGATCGGTCCCTTCGTCAAGGTACTCTCCGGCGCCCTGGCTGGCGGTGTCGACTTCCTGGTCGCCCACAGCCTGCTGCCGCTGACCTCCATCTTCGTCGAACCGGCCAAGATCCTGTTCCTGAACAACGCCATCAACCACGGCATCTTCTCGCCGCTCGGCATCCAGCAGGCGACTGAACAGGGCCGCTCCATCTTCTTCCTGATCGAAGCGAACCCGGGTCCCGGCCTCGGCGTGCTGCTGGCCTACATGGTGTTCGGCCGTGGCAATGCCAAGCAATCCGCTGCCGGTGCCTCCATCATTCACTTCTTCGGCGGCATCCACGAGATCTACTTCCCCTACGTGCTGATGAACCCGCGCCTCATCCTGGCGGTGATCGCCGGCGGTATGACCGGTGTCTTCACCCTGACCCTGTTCAACGCGGGCCTGGTCTCTCCGGCCTCCCCCGGCTCCATCTTTGCCGTGCTGCTGATGACGCCCAAGGCCTCCCTCATCGGGGTGCTGCTCTCCATCGTCGCCTCGGCCACCGTCTCCTTCCTGGTCGCCGCCGTCTTCGTGCGTGCCCAGCAACCGGAAGCCGACGAAGCCGATGCCCTGGGTGAAGCCACCCGCAAGATGAAGTCCATGAAGGGTACCAAGCCAGAAGCCGCAGCGGCCAAGAAGCCCGGTGGTGAACTGATGGCGGTACGCAACATCGTCGTCGCCTGCGATGCGGGCATGGGCTCCAGCGCCATGGGCGCCGGCATGCTGCGCAAGCGGGTAGAGGCCGCTGGCCTTAACATCAGCGTGACCAACCGCGCCATCAACAGCCTGGACGATCAGGTGGATCTGGTCATCACCCACAAGGATCTGACCGACCGTGCCCGCCGCCATGCGCCGCACGCCCAACACATCTCCCTCAACAACTTCCTCGACAACGCCCTCTATCAGGAGCTGGTACAGAACCTGAGTCTGGCCAGGGCTGCCAACGACGACGTAGCCAACCCACACCTGCTGGTGGCCGCCAACGACGACAGCTTTGAGCCGCAGAGCACCGAGGTCTTCACCCTGAGCCTGCAGGACGTGCACCTGGGCCTTCAGGCCGACAACAAGGAGGCCGCCATCCTGGCTGCCGGCAAGCTGCTGGCCGAGCGTGGCTACGTGGCCCCGGACTATGTCGACGCCATGCTGGAACGCGAGCAGCTGGTCTCCACCTATCTTGGCGAGTCCATCGCCGTGCCCCACGGCACCATCGCCGCCAAGGAGCACGTGAAGCGCACCGGCATCGTCATCTGCCAGTACCCGGCCGGCGTGCCGTTCGGTGAGTCCGCCGACGAGGTGGCGCGGCTGGTGATCGGTATCGCCGCCCGCAATGACGAACACATTCAGGTAATAACCAAGCTGACCAATGCACTGGATGAACCGGGTCTCATCGACCGGTTGGCCAGCACCCGGGATCCCCAGGAGTTCCTGGATTTACTGGGTGCCGAACAGGCCGCATAA
- a CDS encoding MltR family transcriptional regulator, translating into MTTHQEDEVLERLNEQDGPRGFFLEVVTILEEAVDSLMRRAFRQEEYAVKYAIEPLLNQSGPLGQLEVRLKLIFALGLISLEHYQDIEAYMKIRDFLVRDPKDYRFSDKPVRDLLDRLHGISQASMMPQDPPANEEDWPLYQMQLNRLDQMVRSALVLAVTDCVTELHKESPI; encoded by the coding sequence ATGACCACACACCAGGAAGATGAAGTACTGGAACGACTGAACGAGCAGGATGGCCCCCGCGGCTTCTTCCTCGAGGTCGTGACCATCCTGGAAGAGGCGGTCGACTCCCTGATGCGGCGCGCGTTCCGCCAGGAGGAGTATGCCGTCAAATACGCCATCGAACCCCTGCTCAACCAGAGCGGCCCCCTCGGCCAGCTGGAGGTGCGCCTCAAGCTCATCTTCGCCCTCGGTCTCATCTCCCTCGAGCACTATCAGGACATCGAAGCCTACATGAAGATCCGCGATTTTCTGGTGCGCGACCCCAAGGATTACCGTTTCAGCGACAAACCCGTTCGCGACCTGCTCGATCGCCTGCATGGCATCAGTCAGGCCAGCATGATGCCGCAGGATCCCCCGGCCAACGAGGAGGACTGGCCCCTCTACCAGATGCAGCTCAACCGGCTCGATCAGATGGTACGCTCCGCTCTGGTGCTGGCGGTGACCGACTGCGTCACCGAACTGCACAAGGAGAGCCCCATCTAG
- a CDS encoding exoribonuclease II, giving the protein MFQDNPLLAQLKQQIRENIPKKEGVIRASDRGFGFLEVDEKSSYFVPPPYMKKVMHGDRVSALIRTEKEKEVAEPDALLEQAVTRFVGRVKMFRDRLNVVPDHPLIKDAIKARAKKGLDEKSFKEGDWVVATLKRHALVDGNFSAEITQLIADKDDHNVPWWVVLARHNLAQIEPADLPEWKVIEEEELPRTDLTSTPFFTIDGAKTKDMDDALAIRKLDNGWELLVAIADPTAYVAEGSELDLEAAKRAFTVYMPGRNVPMIPRTLSDELCSLKEGEERNTLCARLLIAEDGLLLEETEFFAARINSHARLSYDDVSDWAEHGKALDIDAGVLAQLPLMKAMTEARIKWRTEHALVFPDRPDYDFELGENGEVLAIHVEPRRIANRMVEESMIAANICAGRVLGKQVGYGIFNVHTGFDEESLDGAIELLKTAEAPFEKEEIASLSGFCALRRWIDNLDTRWLDGKIRRFQSYALMSSEPGAHYGLGLDAYATWTSPIRKYGDMVNHRLLKAVIAGKAPGPRPSTELTEHLTACRRLHRMVERDIGDWLYVRYLMSAAGTDQVFNAEIIDVMRAGLKLRLQENGAVVFMPARHILDNKDRLECNWDNGRVYLDKTEVVYELGQVIQVKLTEAVEETRSLIAKPAVALVPGPAPVAPAADAETPADPAPQAE; this is encoded by the coding sequence ATGTTTCAAGACAATCCGCTGCTGGCCCAGCTCAAGCAACAAATCCGCGAGAACATCCCCAAGAAAGAGGGTGTGATCCGCGCCTCCGATCGAGGCTTCGGCTTCCTGGAGGTCGATGAGAAGAGCAGCTATTTCGTGCCCCCTCCCTACATGAAGAAGGTGATGCACGGTGACCGGGTGAGCGCCCTGATCCGGACCGAGAAAGAGAAGGAAGTGGCCGAGCCGGACGCCCTGCTGGAGCAGGCGGTGACCCGCTTCGTCGGCCGCGTGAAGATGTTCCGCGACCGCCTCAACGTGGTGCCGGATCACCCCCTCATCAAGGACGCCATCAAGGCCCGCGCCAAGAAGGGTCTGGACGAGAAGTCCTTCAAGGAAGGGGACTGGGTGGTGGCGACCCTCAAGCGCCACGCCCTGGTGGACGGCAACTTCTCCGCCGAAATCACCCAGCTCATCGCCGACAAGGACGATCACAACGTGCCCTGGTGGGTGGTGCTGGCGCGCCACAATCTGGCCCAGATTGAACCGGCCGACCTGCCGGAGTGGAAGGTGATCGAGGAGGAGGAGCTGCCCCGCACCGACCTGACCTCTACTCCCTTCTTCACCATCGATGGCGCCAAGACCAAGGACATGGATGACGCCCTGGCCATCCGCAAGCTGGACAACGGCTGGGAGCTGCTGGTGGCCATCGCCGATCCGACCGCCTATGTGGCCGAGGGCAGCGAGCTGGATCTGGAAGCCGCCAAGCGCGCCTTCACCGTCTACATGCCGGGCCGCAACGTGCCCATGATCCCGCGCACCCTCTCAGACGAGCTCTGCTCCCTGAAGGAAGGCGAGGAGCGCAACACCCTGTGCGCCCGCCTGCTCATCGCCGAGGATGGTCTGCTGCTGGAGGAGACCGAATTCTTCGCCGCCCGCATCAACTCCCACGCCCGCCTCTCCTATGACGACGTTTCCGACTGGGCCGAGCACGGCAAAGCGCTGGATATCGACGCCGGGGTGCTGGCCCAGTTGCCGCTGATGAAGGCCATGACCGAGGCGCGCATCAAGTGGCGCACCGAGCACGCCCTGGTGTTCCCGGATCGCCCCGACTATGACTTCGAACTGGGTGAGAACGGCGAGGTACTGGCCATCCACGTGGAGCCGCGCCGCATCGCCAACCGCATGGTGGAAGAGTCGATGATCGCCGCTAACATCTGCGCCGGCCGCGTGCTCGGCAAGCAGGTGGGTTACGGCATCTTCAACGTCCACACCGGTTTTGACGAGGAGTCCCTCGATGGTGCCATCGAGCTGCTCAAGACCGCCGAGGCGCCGTTCGAGAAGGAAGAGATCGCCAGCCTGTCCGGCTTCTGCGCCCTGCGCCGCTGGATAGACAACCTGGATACCCGCTGGCTGGACGGCAAGATCCGCCGCTTCCAGAGCTATGCGCTGATGTCCTCCGAGCCGGGTGCCCACTACGGCCTGGGGCTGGACGCCTATGCCACCTGGACCTCCCCCATCCGCAAGTACGGCGACATGGTCAACCATCGTCTGCTGAAAGCCGTCATCGCCGGCAAGGCACCGGGCCCGCGCCCGAGTACCGAGCTGACCGAGCACCTGACCGCCTGCCGCCGCCTGCATCGCATGGTGGAGCGCGACATCGGCGACTGGCTCTATGTCCGCTACCTGATGTCTGCCGCCGGCACCGATCAGGTGTTCAACGCCGAGATCATCGACGTGATGCGCGCCGGCCTCAAGCTGCGCCTGCAGGAGAATGGCGCCGTGGTCTTCATGCCCGCCCGCCACATCCTGGACAACAAGGACAGGCTGGAGTGCAACTGGGACAACGGCCGCGTCTATCTGGACAAGACCGAGGTGGTCTACGAGCTCGGCCAGGTGATCCAGGTCAAGCTGACCGAAGCGGTGGAGGAGACCCGCTCCCTCATCGCCAAGCCGGCGGTGGCGCTGGTGCCGGGCCCGGCGCCGGTCGCCCCGGCCGCCGATGCCGAGACGCCGGCCGATCCGGCTCCCCAGGCGGAGTAA
- a CDS encoding YaiI/YqxD family protein yields the protein MPIWVDADACPLPVKEILYRAAHRTQVVTTLVANQGLRVPPSPFIKTQQVEKGFDVADHVIAQQVKPGDLVITGDIPLASWVIDAGGEALNPRGEIYTRETIQARLGMRNFMEELRSAGVQTGGPAPFNAADKQRFANALDRWLLKGKLT from the coding sequence ATGCCCATCTGGGTCGATGCCGATGCCTGCCCTCTCCCGGTCAAGGAGATCCTCTACCGTGCCGCCCACCGCACCCAGGTCGTTACCACGCTGGTAGCCAATCAGGGGCTGCGCGTGCCTCCTTCTCCCTTCATCAAGACCCAGCAGGTGGAGAAAGGTTTCGATGTGGCGGATCACGTGATAGCGCAGCAGGTTAAACCCGGTGACCTGGTCATCACCGGCGACATTCCGTTGGCGTCTTGGGTGATCGACGCTGGTGGCGAAGCACTCAATCCTCGCGGCGAGATCTATACCCGCGAAACCATACAGGCCAGACTCGGTATGCGTAACTTCATGGAGGAGCTGCGATCGGCTGGCGTCCAGACCGGTGGGCCCGCTCCCTTCAATGCCGCCGACAAACAGCGCTTCGCCAACGCCCTGGATAGATGGTTGCTCAAGGGCAAACTGACTTGA
- a CDS encoding mannitol-1-phosphate 5-dehydrogenase, producing the protein MKTLHFGAGNIGRGFIGKLLADASHQVTFADVNETLIDQLNHRQEYKVLVVGTDQKLDVVRNVAAVSSAGQEVIDRIVSADLVTTAVGPNILDKIASTLAKGLQARFDAGNLTPLNVIACENMVRGTSHLKQEVLKYLPVEYHARLDACIGFVDSAVDRIVPPAAANDDPLEVTVESFSEWIVDQTQFKGELPKVAGMETTDNLMAFVERKLFTLNTGHIVTAYLGKLRGYRTVRDAIEDPLIRSKVRRAMEESGAVLVQRYGFDPRLHAAYIEKILARFANPYLVDEIDRVGRQPLRKLAAGDRLVKPLLGTLEYGLPNDHLQEGIAAALHYRNADDPQAVELQALLAELGPAKALARVTGLDADSEIVAAIVARYQAL; encoded by the coding sequence ATGAAAACATTGCATTTTGGTGCCGGCAATATAGGCCGTGGCTTCATCGGTAAACTGCTGGCCGACGCCAGCCACCAGGTCACCTTCGCCGACGTCAACGAGACCCTTATCGATCAGCTCAACCACCGCCAGGAGTACAAGGTGCTGGTGGTGGGCACGGATCAGAAGCTGGATGTGGTACGCAACGTGGCGGCCGTCAGCTCCGCCGGGCAAGAAGTAATCGATCGCATCGTCAGCGCGGATCTGGTGACCACGGCGGTGGGCCCCAACATTCTGGACAAGATTGCCAGCACCCTGGCCAAGGGGCTGCAGGCCCGCTTCGATGCCGGCAACCTGACCCCTCTCAACGTCATCGCCTGCGAAAACATGGTGCGCGGCACCAGCCACCTCAAGCAGGAGGTACTCAAGTACCTGCCGGTCGAGTATCATGCCCGGCTCGACGCCTGCATCGGCTTCGTCGACTCGGCGGTGGATCGCATCGTGCCGCCCGCCGCGGCCAACGACGATCCCCTTGAGGTGACGGTGGAGAGCTTCAGCGAGTGGATCGTCGACCAGACCCAGTTCAAGGGCGAGCTACCCAAGGTGGCGGGCATGGAGACGACCGACAACCTGATGGCCTTCGTCGAGCGCAAGCTGTTCACCCTCAACACCGGCCACATCGTCACCGCCTACCTCGGCAAGCTGAGGGGCTACCGGACGGTGCGTGACGCCATCGAGGATCCGCTCATTCGCAGCAAGGTGCGCCGCGCCATGGAGGAGAGCGGTGCTGTGCTGGTACAGCGTTACGGCTTCGATCCGCGGCTCCATGCCGCCTATATCGAGAAGATCCTGGCCCGCTTCGCCAACCCCTATCTGGTGGACGAAATCGACCGGGTGGGCCGTCAGCCGCTGCGCAAGCTGGCGGCGGGCGACAGGCTGGTGAAGCCGCTGCTCGGCACCCTGGAATACGGGCTGCCCAATGATCATCTGCAGGAGGGCATAGCGGCGGCGCTGCATTATCGCAATGCCGACGACCCTCAGGCGGTAGAGCTGCAAGCCTTGCTGGCGGAGCTCGGCCCGGCCAAGGCCCTGGCACGAGTGACCGGCCTGGATGCAGACAGCGAGATCGTTGCCGCCATCGTCGCCCGCTATCAGGCCCTGTGA
- the zntB gene encoding zinc transporter ZntB, with the protein MNRREKDEWMDRVPNDVIYGLTLDGKGGMQPLAVGSEIPAAEPSWLHLDYGNPEAARWLLQTPLINEVVRESLLGQSNRPKLVRMGETVLLILRGINHNKDHRPEEMVALRIYITPDLILSSRRRPLLSERDVFEQLKLGGGADSPADWLVEICDALTDRAGEFVEELHDQILELEEQVLLRDLPPNGRLARIRKQLIMIRRYLSPQRDLVARLANEKISWLDEDDRRRLLDIADRLRRWLDDLDAGVARTAVLADEINNLMAEATNRRAYQMSVMALLFLPASFLTGLFGINLGGMPGAESPAAFWIFSGSLLALAVGLGVWLKHRRWW; encoded by the coding sequence ATGAATCGACGCGAAAAGGATGAGTGGATGGATCGGGTGCCCAATGATGTGATTTACGGCCTGACGTTGGATGGCAAGGGGGGCATGCAGCCTCTGGCGGTGGGGAGCGAGATCCCCGCCGCCGAACCCAGCTGGTTGCACCTGGATTACGGCAATCCGGAAGCGGCTCGCTGGCTGCTGCAGACGCCGCTCATCAATGAGGTGGTCCGTGAATCTCTGCTCGGCCAAAGCAATCGCCCCAAATTGGTCCGGATGGGGGAGACGGTGCTCTTGATCCTGCGCGGCATCAACCACAACAAGGATCACCGCCCCGAGGAGATGGTGGCGCTGCGGATCTACATCACCCCCGATCTCATTCTGAGCAGCCGCCGTCGCCCCCTGTTGTCTGAACGGGATGTGTTCGAACAGCTGAAGCTGGGGGGCGGAGCCGACTCGCCAGCTGACTGGCTGGTGGAGATTTGCGATGCCCTGACCGACCGGGCGGGGGAGTTTGTCGAAGAGCTGCACGATCAGATCCTGGAGCTGGAAGAGCAGGTTCTGCTGCGGGATCTTCCCCCCAACGGCCGTCTGGCCAGGATCCGCAAGCAACTCATCATGATCCGCCGCTACCTCTCTCCCCAGCGGGATCTGGTGGCCCGCCTCGCCAACGAGAAGATTAGCTGGCTGGATGAAGATGACAGGCGCCGCCTGCTCGACATTGCCGATCGCCTGCGGCGCTGGCTGGACGATCTGGATGCCGGGGTGGCCCGTACCGCGGTGCTGGCGGACGAGATCAACAACCTGATGGCGGAGGCGACCAACCGCCGCGCCTACCAGATGTCGGTCATGGCGCTGCTGTTCCTGCCGGCCAGTTTCCTGACCGGTCTGTTCGGCATCAACCTGGGGGGAATGCCGGGGGCCGAGAGCCCAGCCGCCTTCTGGATCTTCAGCGGCTCCCTGCTGGCGCTGGCCGTCGGGCTGGGCGTCTGGCTCAAACACAGACGCTGGTGGTAA
- a CDS encoding LysR family transcriptional regulator ArgP, with protein MKALDYKLLLALDAVMEEQNFERAAQRLHLTQSAISQRIKQLEQQFAEPLIIRSQPLRATELGQKLLAHYRQVRQLELELAGELSPEEPQAPVRVSIAINADSLATWFLPALGPLLEQHPIELNLLVDDESRTLDKVREGQAFGAVSLQPQPLAGCCVDELGEMRYLLTASPTFVARHFPHGLTAAALAKAPAVAFDQRDDMHVSFVARHFDLKPGGYPCHTVRSSEAFVAMAEQGLACCLIPELQIRRQLAEGSLLDLCPDLHLVERLYWHRWVLERGLHKQVSQRLIVQGRRALQPR; from the coding sequence ATGAAGGCACTGGACTACAAGCTGCTGCTGGCGCTGGACGCCGTGATGGAGGAGCAGAATTTCGAGCGGGCCGCCCAGCGCCTGCACCTCACCCAGTCCGCCATCTCCCAGCGCATCAAGCAGTTGGAGCAGCAATTCGCCGAGCCGCTGATCATCCGCAGCCAACCCCTGCGGGCCACCGAGCTCGGCCAGAAGTTGCTGGCCCACTACCGTCAGGTGCGCCAGCTGGAGCTGGAGTTGGCGGGGGAGCTCTCCCCCGAGGAGCCCCAGGCACCGGTGCGGGTCAGCATCGCCATCAACGCCGACAGCCTGGCCACCTGGTTCCTGCCCGCCCTCGGCCCGCTGCTTGAGCAGCACCCCATCGAACTGAACCTGCTGGTGGATGACGAGAGCCGCACCCTCGACAAGGTGCGCGAGGGTCAGGCATTCGGCGCCGTCAGCCTGCAGCCCCAGCCGCTCGCCGGTTGCTGTGTCGATGAACTCGGCGAGATGCGCTACCTGCTCACCGCCAGTCCCACCTTCGTCGCCCGTCACTTCCCGCACGGCCTCACCGCCGCCGCGCTCGCGAAGGCACCGGCGGTGGCCTTCGATCAGCGCGACGACATGCACGTGAGTTTCGTGGCCCGCCACTTCGACCTGAAACCCGGCGGCTACCCCTGTCACACGGTGCGCTCCTCCGAGGCCTTCGTCGCCATGGCCGAACAGGGGCTGGCCTGCTGTCTCATTCCCGAGCTGCAGATCCGTCGCCAGCTGGCGGAGGGCAGCCTGCTCGATCTCTGCCCGGATCTGCACCTGGTGGAGCGGCTCTACTGGCATCGCTGGGTACTGGAGCGGGGGCTGCACAAACAGGTCTCCCAGCGCCTGATCGTGCAGGGTCGCCGGGCACTGCAACCCCGCTGA